Proteins found in one Bacteroidales bacterium genomic segment:
- a CDS encoding nucleotidyltransferase family protein: protein MTKEFILSLLKSKKKEISKYGIRELGLFGSYVRDEQTESSDIDILIDFEPDKENFDNYMAVYDIIEKMFKNQRVEIVTKNGLSPYIGPNILNEVKYV, encoded by the coding sequence ATAACCAAAGAATTTATATTGAGTCTTTTAAAATCAAAGAAAAAAGAGATTTCAAAATATGGAATTAGGGAATTAGGTTTATTTGGGTCATATGTTAGAGATGAACAAACAGAAAGTAGCGATATTGATATATTGATTGATTTTGAGCCAGATAAAGAAAATTTCGACAACTACATGGCTGTTTATGACATAATTGAAAAAATGTTTAAAAATCAACGAGTTGAGATTGTAACTAAAAATGGATTAAGTCCATATATTGGACCAAATATTTTAAACGAAGTGAAATATGTCTAA